Proteins co-encoded in one Arachis stenosperma cultivar V10309 chromosome 7, arast.V10309.gnm1.PFL2, whole genome shotgun sequence genomic window:
- the LOC130941874 gene encoding uncharacterized protein LOC130941874, with the protein MEDSNNKNKKISSSSSKKLWLKKLVKKELWQFTRLFSCASFRGWKRLDIQTTVVDTVVFKILSAVEAVVLVSTLCFFYLCCGCNF; encoded by the coding sequence ATGGAGGATTccaacaacaagaacaagaaaataagcaGCAGTAGTAGTAAGAAGTTGTGgttgaagaagcttgtgaagaagGAGTTATGGCAATTCACTAGATTATTCTCTTGTGCTTCCTTTAGAGGCTGGAAGCGCCTTGATATTCAAACCACAGTCGTCGACACCGTCGTCTTTAAGATCCTCTCTGCCGTGGAGGCCGTCGTGCTTGTCTCTACCCTCTGCTTCTTCTACCTTTGTTGTGGTTGTAACTTCTGA